The Streptomyces tendae genome has a window encoding:
- a CDS encoding CGNR zinc finger domain-containing protein, producing MSAATPHRPDPRPLTGEPLALDLLNTRWMTNGVERDLLEDTDGLAAWLAANALDDRFTADEAALRHARTARDALLTAVGGDPGDGAEAVDAVLAHGRIRATLTAEGPGERAEFDDPSWGPAWLAARDYLRLLGTAPDRIRGCAHEACTLHFFDTSRNGTRRWCSMASCGNRAKASRHYARSRDT from the coding sequence ATGTCCGCCGCCACCCCGCACCGGCCCGATCCCCGGCCGCTCACCGGTGAGCCGCTCGCGCTCGACCTGCTCAACACGCGCTGGATGACGAACGGCGTCGAGCGGGACCTGCTCGAGGACACCGACGGGCTCGCGGCGTGGCTCGCCGCCAACGCGCTGGACGACCGCTTCACCGCCGACGAGGCGGCCCTGCGCCACGCCCGCACGGCACGGGACGCCCTGCTGACGGCGGTCGGGGGCGACCCCGGGGACGGGGCGGAGGCCGTGGACGCCGTGCTCGCGCACGGGCGGATCCGGGCCACGCTCACCGCGGAGGGACCGGGCGAGCGGGCGGAGTTCGACGACCCCTCCTGGGGACCCGCATGGCTGGCCGCCCGCGACTACCTCCGGCTGCTGGGCACCGCGCCGGACCGGATCCGCGGCTGCGCCCACGAGGCCTGCACCCTGCACTTCTTCGACACCTCACGCAACGGCACCCGCCGCTGGTGCTCCATGGCGTCCTGCGGCAACCGCGCCAAGGCCTCCCGCCACTACGCCCGCAGCAGGGACACCTGA
- a CDS encoding RNA polymerase sigma factor, protein MLRGRTRRGRGSYVADDDPLDAAQERRVRAVLALGGVPQADLPDGVQQVRLRLLERAASGREAPRDVSAWAAVVASNLAMDWHRAKRRQERLGERLAALRPVEAPSGEETSVLSLAVARGLDGLPDAQRQVVVLRFYADLPVRSIAEQLGVPEGTVKSRLHTAVRALRARLHEDEVV, encoded by the coding sequence GTGCTGCGCGGAAGGACCCGGCGCGGCCGCGGGTCGTACGTCGCCGACGACGATCCGCTGGACGCGGCGCAGGAACGCCGGGTGCGGGCGGTGCTCGCACTGGGCGGGGTACCGCAGGCGGACCTGCCGGACGGGGTGCAGCAGGTCCGCCTGCGGCTGCTGGAACGCGCCGCGAGCGGGCGGGAGGCGCCGCGGGACGTGTCGGCGTGGGCGGCGGTCGTCGCCTCCAACCTCGCCATGGACTGGCACCGCGCCAAGCGCCGCCAGGAGCGGCTGGGGGAGCGGCTGGCCGCGCTCCGGCCGGTGGAGGCGCCCTCGGGGGAGGAGACCAGCGTGCTCTCGCTGGCCGTCGCGCGCGGCCTGGACGGCCTGCCCGACGCGCAGCGCCAGGTCGTCGTGCTGCGTTTCTACGCCGATCTGCCGGTGCGGTCCATCGCCGAGCAGCTCGGCGTCCCGGAGGGCACGGTCAAGAGCAGGCTGCACACAGCGGTACGGGCGCTGCGCGCCCGCCTGCACGAGGACGAGGTGGTGTGA
- a CDS encoding S8 family serine peptidase codes for MTNSPQRAPISGSRRAARIAVAAGLVAALSAAGPVPLALAADSPATAPADADVKSAHDKLGSHDAELLAEAKADGSKHVTMMIATAPGKTAQVTEEIEALKGASVGRADDKLGYVRATVPTGKADAAIAAATKLSSVHGVDLRDEIPLDDPTPAGDTTKAAKGKGKSAKGYAAPDRKTPAKNPYNPSFETGAVDFVKKNPKADGRGVTIGILDSGVDLGHPALQKTTTGERKIVDWVTATDPIVDGDQTWRPMVNAVSGPTFTYGGATWKAPQGSYQISLFRESYTAGGDAAGDANRDGDTTDVWGVLYDPAKGTVRVDLNNNQEFSDDTPMKPYKDGFQIGYFGTDDPKTDIAERQPFVVEVRKDVPMDPYGGDWIGEKADFVNIGVIESEHGTHVAGITAANGLFGGKMNGAAPGAKLVSSRACTWSGGCTNVALTEGMIDLVTKRGVDIVNMSIGGLPALNDGNNARAELYTRLIDTYGVQLVISAGNSGPGANTIGDPALAEKVISVGASVSKETWAANYGSEVKTTYAMMPFSSRGPREDGGFTPTLTAPGAAINTIQTWMPGAPVAEAGYGLPAGYGMLQGTSMASPQAAGASALLLSAAKQKRIALTPATLRTALTSTAKHIKDVQAYEEGAGLIDVVDAWKAIRDGATAHEYAVKAPVDTAIDQFLKTPGHGTGLYDREGGLKAGQKKTYEITITRTSGPDRALRHDLDFANNADRTFRVVGDRKVSLPLNKPVTVKVQAEPRSAGIKSAILEVDDPRTEGVDRQILTTVVVSTPLKYTYSAKGTAQRNSTTSYFVTVPEGAKTLEVAMSGLKATSQTRFISIHPYGVPSDPTSTVNCYPNYSNPANTCRPDVRSYANPQPGVWEIEVEARRTSPLLDNPYKLDVAVLGAAFDPETVTVAEAKVGTPSAVSWTVTNEAAAIDGKLVGGPLGSSKTARPSIGTGDVHTTTVEVPAGAASLDVAIGNVSDTAADLDLSVYDAAGNRVAQSADGDSDESVSIASPAAGTYTVEVDGYSVPSGSTEYDYLDVFFSPTLGSVTVDGSAPVKLGTGAKATVSGEVTVAAAAPEGRAFFGRVQLVNARGTVAGLGNVAIEKVVG; via the coding sequence ATGACCAACTCCCCGCAGCGCGCCCCCATATCGGGCTCCAGACGCGCGGCCCGCATCGCCGTGGCCGCCGGTCTCGTCGCCGCGCTCTCCGCGGCCGGGCCGGTCCCGCTGGCCCTCGCGGCCGACAGCCCGGCCACCGCCCCGGCCGACGCGGACGTCAAGTCCGCCCACGACAAGCTCGGCTCGCACGACGCGGAACTGCTCGCCGAGGCCAAGGCCGACGGCTCCAAGCACGTCACCATGATGATCGCGACCGCGCCCGGCAAGACCGCGCAGGTCACCGAGGAGATCGAGGCACTCAAGGGCGCCTCGGTCGGCCGCGCCGACGACAAGCTGGGCTACGTCCGCGCCACCGTGCCCACCGGCAAGGCGGACGCGGCGATCGCCGCCGCCACCAAGCTCTCCTCCGTGCACGGCGTCGACCTGCGCGACGAGATCCCGCTCGACGACCCGACGCCGGCCGGTGACACCACCAAGGCCGCCAAGGGCAAGGGCAAGAGCGCCAAGGGCTACGCCGCCCCGGACCGGAAGACGCCCGCGAAGAACCCGTACAACCCGTCCTTCGAGACGGGCGCCGTCGACTTCGTGAAGAAGAACCCGAAGGCGGACGGCCGCGGCGTCACCATCGGCATCCTCGACTCCGGCGTGGACCTCGGCCACCCGGCGCTGCAGAAGACCACCACCGGCGAGCGCAAGATCGTCGACTGGGTGACGGCGACCGACCCGATCGTGGACGGCGACCAGACCTGGCGCCCCATGGTCAACGCGGTCTCCGGCCCGACCTTCACCTACGGCGGCGCGACCTGGAAGGCCCCGCAGGGCAGCTACCAGATCAGCCTCTTCCGCGAGTCCTACACCGCGGGCGGTGACGCGGCCGGCGACGCCAACCGCGACGGCGACACCACCGACGTCTGGGGCGTGCTCTACGACCCGGCCAAGGGCACGGTGCGGGTCGACCTGAACAACAACCAGGAATTCTCCGACGACACCCCGATGAAGCCGTACAAGGACGGCTTCCAGATCGGGTACTTCGGCACCGACGACCCGAAGACCGACATCGCCGAGCGTCAGCCGTTCGTCGTGGAGGTCCGCAAGGACGTCCCGATGGACCCCTACGGCGGCGACTGGATCGGCGAGAAGGCCGACTTCGTCAACATCGGCGTCATCGAGTCCGAGCACGGCACGCACGTCGCCGGCATCACCGCCGCCAACGGCCTGTTCGGCGGCAAGATGAACGGCGCGGCGCCCGGCGCCAAGCTCGTCTCCTCGCGCGCCTGCACCTGGTCCGGCGGCTGCACCAACGTCGCCCTGACCGAGGGCATGATCGACCTCGTCACCAAGCGCGGTGTCGACATCGTCAACATGTCCATCGGCGGACTGCCGGCGCTGAACGACGGCAACAACGCCCGCGCCGAGCTGTACACCCGGCTGATCGACACCTACGGCGTCCAGCTGGTGATCTCCGCGGGCAACTCCGGCCCCGGCGCCAACACCATCGGTGACCCCGCCCTGGCCGAGAAGGTCATCTCGGTCGGCGCGTCCGTCTCCAAGGAGACCTGGGCCGCCAACTACGGCTCCGAGGTGAAGACCACGTACGCGATGATGCCGTTCTCCTCGCGCGGCCCGCGTGAGGACGGCGGCTTCACGCCGACCCTGACCGCGCCCGGTGCGGCGATCAACACCATCCAGACCTGGATGCCGGGTGCCCCGGTCGCCGAGGCGGGTTACGGCCTGCCGGCCGGCTACGGCATGCTGCAGGGCACCTCGATGGCCTCCCCGCAGGCCGCCGGCGCCTCCGCGCTGCTGCTGTCCGCCGCGAAGCAGAAGCGCATCGCGCTCACCCCGGCGACGCTGCGCACCGCCCTCACCTCCACCGCCAAGCACATCAAGGACGTGCAGGCCTACGAGGAGGGCGCCGGCCTCATCGACGTCGTGGACGCCTGGAAGGCCATCCGCGACGGCGCCACCGCGCACGAGTACGCGGTGAAGGCACCGGTCGACACCGCGATCGACCAGTTCCTGAAGACCCCGGGCCACGGCACGGGCCTGTACGACCGCGAGGGCGGCCTGAAGGCCGGCCAGAAGAAGACGTACGAGATCACCATCACCCGTACGTCCGGTCCGGACCGCGCGCTCCGTCACGACCTGGACTTCGCCAACAACGCGGACCGCACCTTCCGCGTCGTCGGCGACCGCAAGGTCTCGCTGCCGCTGAACAAGCCGGTGACCGTCAAGGTCCAGGCCGAGCCGCGCTCGGCCGGCATCAAGAGCGCGATCCTCGAGGTCGACGACCCGCGCACCGAGGGCGTGGACCGTCAGATCCTCACCACCGTGGTCGTCTCCACCCCGCTGAAGTACACCTACTCGGCGAAGGGCACGGCCCAGCGCAACAGCACCACCTCCTACTTCGTCACCGTGCCCGAGGGCGCGAAGACGCTGGAGGTCGCGATGAGCGGGCTGAAGGCGACGAGCCAGACCCGGTTCATCTCCATCCACCCGTACGGTGTGCCGTCGGACCCGACGTCGACGGTCAACTGCTACCCGAACTACAGCAACCCGGCGAACACCTGCCGCCCCGACGTGCGTTCGTACGCGAACCCGCAGCCGGGCGTGTGGGAGATCGAGGTCGAGGCGCGCCGCACGTCGCCGCTGCTCGACAACCCGTACAAGCTGGACGTCGCGGTGCTCGGTGCCGCCTTCGACCCGGAGACGGTGACCGTCGCCGAGGCGAAGGTCGGCACGCCGTCCGCCGTCTCCTGGACGGTGACGAACGAGGCCGCCGCGATCGACGGCAAGCTGGTCGGCGGGCCGCTCGGCTCCTCCAAGACCGCCCGCCCCTCGATCGGCACGGGTGACGTCCACACGACCACCGTCGAGGTGCCCGCGGGCGCCGCGTCGCTGGACGTGGCCATCGGCAACGTCTCCGACACCGCCGCGGACCTGGACCTGTCCGTGTACGACGCGGCCGGCAACCGGGTCGCCCAGTCCGCGGACGGCGACTCGGACGAGTCGGTCTCCATCGCCTCCCCGGCGGCCGGTACCTACACCGTCGAGGTGGACGGCTACTCGGTCCCGTCGGGCTCGACGGAGTACGACTACCTGGACGTGTTCTTCTCCCCGACGCTGGGCTCCGTCACCGTCGACGGTTCCGCGCCGGTGAAGCTCGGCACGGGTGCCAAGGCCACCGTCTCCGGTGAGGTCACCGTCGCGGCGGCGGCCCCCGAGGGCCGGGCGTTCTTCGGCCGCGTGCAGCTGGTGAACGCGCGCGGCACCGTCGCGGGCCTCGGCAACGTGGCGATCGAGAAGGTCGTCGGGTAA